From the genome of Malus sylvestris chromosome 13, drMalSylv7.2, whole genome shotgun sequence:
ACGGAGCCCTAATTGGCCCTCCCTTCCTTTCcatccattttttatttattttccttttttttagatTTCTTTTCTGGGCAGTAGTAGCACCATTAGCagtgatctctctctctctctctctgctgctCTGCtacttttcccttttttattttcttttttcgaaaagcttttttgggattatttaatttaattttctggtTCGTTCGTTTGTTTTCTATTTATCTAAGGCAGACGCACAAAGAGATAGCTCAGCGGCCTGGCGCTCGGCAAATTTGGAAGCTAAGAACGGGGGCAACAAAAAGTTGAAGGCTTtaattttagtgttttttttttatatattttttttattgtaatgtTGAATAAATTAATTTCTAGTTGCAGATCTTGGAATTCAGCAACAGTGCGAATCCCCATAAGCATTTGATGCCAATTATTGTGGACTCTCCACCTTTCCTTTCCACTTTTTTCTcatcaacttttttcttttaattggtTTTTAATTCTCTTGCCACAATACGGTTCGAACTCGAGATTAATCTAACTCACAACTATGCAGAGTTTGAGTTCGTATCTCTCTCATGTGgtttagtttagtttagtttagtttagatAAGAATAGCATTCTCAAAAACATAATCAAACTATTTTctgtttagtttagtttagtttagatAAGAATAGCATTCTCAAAAACATAATCAAACTATTTTCTCTTCTCGAGAGGCCGAGAAGACTCTACAAGTTGTTTATTTAATCGATGGAATGAAAACCTCGGAAATTCAACACGCTTAATCCTCACAACTTTATGCACGATCTCAATTTAATTAATTGtagttgtgtgtgtgtttttttttttttttgtgaaaaatagaatttaattcATTGTAGTTGTTAATTCATCAATCTATTTTTTAATTCCTTAAAGCAAATAATAAACAGTATGTTTTCACTTACTATCCCTAAAGCAACTTACATAGAACTAGTTTATTTTCAACATAACATCCTGTCCAATAATATTATGTATTAAAACTTATATATTGCAATACCGAAAATCAGATAACAATAAACTCGTtataggtaccgtttggtacgtggaaCGGGACAGAATGGGACGagccgttccgtcccacgtttggtgcgcctaaaaactgtggaacgggttgtcccatgggacaaaatttggctgatttttcgttccacctcttccgcctggaacgacccgttccacatccgtggaacacaaatttataacattttatgacaaaatttcttcttatctttttcaatatttacatcatctgTTCCGTCATGTTTCATCCCGTCCCATTCTGTCCCATCTGCGTACCAAATGGTACCTAAAGTCATTCTCCACAAATCCAACCAAAACACCCATAATGTTTATAAAACGGGCCTAAGACCATtttcataataattaaaaaaaaaaaccaagatcCAAAGCTCTTATTAAGGAATCTGGACCGGTCCACTAAATGTAAAAGGCCAATGGACTGTCAACTAATAATTTTGCCGGAACACTGTGTGAAAAGTGAACAAAAAATTTGAGCTTCACGATCAATGAAAATTGAACACAAAACGTAACGTGCATAAGCAAATATTTAGTAGTTACGTTCCGAATTCAAATTCCTCATCCCCTCAAATTTGTGCAGCCCATTCCGATAACTATGATGCACGTCAACATGCAACGATAATGATCTATATTTCTCAAGACATAACTAAGCATTCGATACAAAACTGAATGTCGATAGTACAACGATTATATCAGAGAGGTGCCTAAAAGCCTAGTGTTTGATGCTTAATTCGAAGTGGTTTAAAAACACCCTAATCAACAACATGCACGTTAACCTtgagtaaaaaaataaataaataaataaaccacgGGGGTAAGTCCCTGGTAGATTTTTGATGCATAAAACAGGGTTGCTTTGGAAGCAAGAAGCAGCACAAAAATTAACCGGATGAGATGGTAACTCAATCAAGTAGCTGCGCTGACACAAACTGACAGAGTTGGTGCAGCTGAAAAAGCTGGATCATTTAACAAGTATATGTATTTGATCTCAACTGGCAGAgtgagaagagaagagagatcAACCGTTAGACAAAGACTGAGACTGCAGCATGGAGGATTCATGAATGGAGTAGTTATCCCCAGCAGCACAGctaccaaaaaaattaaaatcggAGAGAGTGAATACGCTTTGATTCGATCATGTGCCCGTCTACGCTATGCTAGCTCCATTCCATCCATGGTCTGTCAAACTGTTCTATTGATAGCCAGTGTGAAGTATATGAGGATCAATGTACCCATACTGGACCTgatcaagaagaagaagccaacAATCACTTCACGTAAATCTCATCTCTCGTATTTGTTACCAGAGTAGTACATATAAAAAGACATGGTAGAGGATTCATATTTATTGAGGAAAGAAATAGAGGGCTTACACTGTTGCAAATATAAAAAGTATCTTCCGAGGGTTGATGGCCATAAACCGATTAGTGCCTGTAAGCACAGTTGAGCTTGACCCAATGGATTTTGCGGTGATCAATGACTGCTTCAACGGCTCCGACTGAGAGTTCACTATCAAGGGTAACATAGATAAAGTTCAAATTGCAATCTATGCCAAGGTGATCGATGATTTTGAATGTTGACACCAACCCATTAGAGTAAAGGATGACATTAACTTTTCAATAAGATTGCAAATTATCTTTTGAAACTTCATAGAAAGCTAGCTAGATGGCTATATTATACCTTTCACTAGAAGTTTCTTTGGTGGCTCATCCGTGTCCTCCTCGTCATTACTAATCAATCTCTCTGCTCGATAAGACCATTTTCTTGAGAGTGCTCtctacagaaaaaaaaaatagtgtaaaAGAAGAGCATGAGAAAGTTTGCTGATCAATTAGTGTGCATGCCATGTGAGGAGTACTTTCAAGATTGACAACAACGACACTGCTACTTACTGTCATTTTGGGGCTTCCGGAGCTTCTATCTGAGAGTTGTGTAAGGCTCTCAATATCCAACACGACGGTATGAGTTCTATCTGAAGCAGTTGTATCAGTCTGTCGTTGAATTAAATAAACAATATCAGTACATTAATGGATGCATAAATAATCTGCCGATGAGATATAATCAGTGACCTACGTACAATGCATCGATCCAAATTTTATAGACAACCGTGTTTAACAACAGACATTCACAATCCCATACAAGGTCCAATAGTCTACGGACACTGCTCGAATTTGGGCAGGAATAACCGGATGCAGATCAATAACATGGAGCTCGAAAATTTATTTACTTCGAGCATGATTGATAATGCAGTTGCAGATAAGTTACTAATTGCTTAAAAGATTTTTATCATTTATATATCTAGACggtaatttcatattttcttttgttgttgactGACAGTTGCTAGAAAGATGTAGCATTTGGCCTCCAAGGAAGGACTACAAGTACCTGAGAAACAACAGACAGCTCTAAAGCAGTGAGCTAGCTAATGTCAGAAGAGTAACATTATTggggtactatttatattttctttattaaaTATGACACCTATGTAGAACGTGGCCAATTCCAAATAAACTTgccctaatttttattttattttttgaacaaaagatattatctacactaaagaggaGAGGGTGAAGCTTAGCCTCAttatgagctagcaataatgtggttcaaactcatatttgacgataatcgaacctaagacctttcacttacaaatgaagaggaatatcactagaccataatactaagtgacaaacttaaacaaattgataaaaagaaaactaattattAGGACTAAATACAAAGCCAAATGAAATTGGATGAATACAAATTTCCTACTCCTAATTTTTATCTAATTCTTGGACCACTCCCATGGTCTCCCATGTGATGTGAAGAACACGAGGCAAGAAAAACTACACAAAAATTACTCATGCTAATTAAGCTTAATTAATAATCTTTTGAATTAATAAAACTAATACGCAATCATGGAGCCACATGCACCTAAAATATCCCAAAAATTACTTATAATAATGGGATATATTTTTACGATGGCAGACAATCTACTGCGTTTCTGATATGCTTGTTTAGTTGTTTGCTCGAATTAAGCGAAAATGTATATGATACTCCAAGGCAAAAGCATAATTAAATAGCTTAATGATAGATTAATGGTTCGTTTAGAAAtgtatttaaaatgattgaaagtatttttaaagaaaatgtttttaggtttccaaagcacttgaagtgctttttcATGATTAACttgtattttcattaaaaattggttcccaaaacattttcactaaaaataatttcagttattttaaagcCACTTTCACATGAGTCCTAATTAAAAAGCATAGATGTTCATGCATATATACCAAGAACTATTGAGTCCGTGAGTTGAATGATGCTTGGCAGTTAGCATGGTGGAAGTGGATGACTTATGGCTTCAATAATTGCTATCaacctctatatatatatatgtgtgtgtgtgtgtgtgtgggtgtgtgtgtatttacaatttgtttttatatttggaCTTTGGCCTCAACCAGGCATTTGTTATATAGCTGTACTTACCGGTATTCTGCAGAGTCCTTCATTGCATGAATAGGAAGGTGATTAATTACAGATTAGATGCTAATAACAAATTTTaattacaaacatttgagaTACTCTTTGCTAGTCAGCGCAGTTTggtcttttaagttttaatcgAAATTCAAATTTCCAAATAACGTAGACATCCAAAAGCTACAGAGTTGATGTACAGCAGCAAATGCACAAAAAGACAACATATAACGTGTCACTTCAGTACCACTAATGTCATGATGcaatatggtttttttttctttctgatatATCATGCTAATACTGTTGCTTGATTTCGATGTCAAGTATTCATTTATAAGTTAAAAGAAATACGACTTGATCGCATCTGAAAATGCATTCAGAAGTGAAATTGAAACTGAAATTTATGGATGGTTAAACCGTTTTTAAATCGAATTAGTAATTAGTAATTAGAATGAACAAGTTCGATTACGACAAATATTGGAGTCCAACAAGAAGAGAGAACATAAAAACTAGAAAAttacaaaaagaattaaaacATGGAGATTATCAGTTCATCTTAATTGTATCTGTAATTTGAATAAAATCGATATATAAATGAAAACAATTTGGAAATTAAGGCAGAGGAAAAATTCAACGATATATCTGTAAACCGAGATTTAAGTCGTAGAACAATAAGCTCCACGTACTAACGTAAACACCGAGTCATTACAAATTTCcagttttatatgaatttttttaaaggaaagtGTATCATTGCAAAGAGTAGAAGAATCGAGAAGAAGAGTACCTGTGCGGTCTGCTCCTCCATCTCAAAATCTCTCTCGATTGAATTCTCAGAGAAATTAATCAGAGCGGCCCAGAGAGAtcgccctcctcctcctccttgatCAATATTCCTCAATGTATCAATGTTTGCCTCTAACTTAGAACAACTTATCAACAGAGCAGCTCATCGCCGATCGCCGTCGGAaagcgctctctctctcctcctcccgtCTCTCTGTGTTTCTCTTCTGAGACTGAAATTTGAAGACGGTAGCGtcagaagagaagagaagactgctctctctctctctctctctctctctctctctcttcaaacATCAACTCGTATATATTGGCATTTTTAATGATGCGATGATATATATGCTATTGGACTTTGTTTAATCTTTTTTCTCTCATAATTTTGATACGTCCATACTTTTATGCCTACCGTTCCGGTGGAAATTTAGGTTAAGCCGCTCaattaatacaaaaatattGTATAGAATACATTAAATCGTAATATTAATGACTCCTctctttgatttatttattgtCCGAGTCATAtctgttttatattttgccGCTCTAAAACATAAGAAGCCTATCGATCCAAGTGCTGGTTCAGTCAATTAATCTAAGGAAAATGGTAAGAGGATCATTTTTAACGTCAATTCTCGtactaatattataaaaatGTATGTTAAGAATGACTCTCACATTAATGAGAGGAAAGACCATTCATGTGCTTATAAATAGTTGGATTACTCCTTATATtgctaattgattttatgatgaaaccttaactttcttcaGTATCAAAGAATCCATAAATAGTCATATTTTAAAAGAGTCTTCTTTGTACTTCTCTTAATCAAATGTATAATATATTTTCGATTATTGTATATAATTATGATTTGGTAGTACCTCCCAATCCACCGTGCACATATTATATTCATTATTTTATGTGAAATCGGGAATCACCTCATGCattgttgaattttttaatattaaacgGGACCGGTTTGTAGTTTTGTTATGATAGGCATTTCAGTTTCTCTTTGATCACCATCGTGTGACTCACAAGTGCCAAAAAACATTGCTTATATTTTATGTCTATTTCTAGCAAGTGGACTACCGCATAACATAATTTAGTTACATAATGTAACATATATGTAGTGGAACATGAATGTACGTGCGCCATTCCTATGAAGTTTGAATGCTTTCACCGATTTCTGCTCAGTTTGGTAAACAATCTGTTTATATCATATTTAGGATCTCGTATTTAGATTTAGttcaaatactcgggggacttaaatgtaattatgtgatcaaggaatgggcaaatatgtactaagtgaggagtccttattctataaaaggacccctcaccctcacaagtAGGGGAGGTCAATTCCTAGGCCATCAGAGACTCTCTCCCTCAGAGGCTctgaatctctctccctcacttctcagataaatacataatcagtgtggatgtagcccaaacttggggtgaaccacgatacatcttgtattatttacattacatgcagattcacggtcggatttacgttgttccaagacctccggttttgtgcatcaacacgaTCGTTATTTGAAGAAATGACCTAATCGAAACCAATGATTTTTGGCACGAATTATAATTGATAACTCAGTATGATAAATCTGAAGTCTTATGTTTCTCCaattaaattatcaaaatataattttttttattaacttagAACTTTGaatagttttatttattaaataatttctTGAAACAAAAGTTTTATTTACTAAAATACTAGTAAAATAAGGGAGTTACTATTAAACTAATCAAAAGTAAATTTGACTCCTAACCACAAAGACTTCAAGTTCAGTCAACACATAACACTTTGATTGAAAAGGTATTTATTATGTCAAATATGACAGTAACATCCTCATCTAAAATTTAACATCTGCTTTAGAGATGCACTgaacattttgattaaaactttcaattaaaatagataaattCAGTTGTTTATAGTGACTATTTTGGAAAAGGAACCTGAAAAGTTTGtaatttttcttcaacaatttgtggCTGTTAAATAGTTTGGAAAAATAGACTGGTTACAAAAATAATGTGAACTCCTCGGAACAAAATTTGGGGAAGAATGCATTGGTAAGCAAACCGAGGGGCGATTGGTTTTAAATGTCAACAGCAGTCAATGTAATGGCTTTTGCCATGCACACGCGGCACACATGCAAACCAAAACATCCTCCCCCTCTAATTTAtacgccttttttttttctcatcatCCTATTTATATAGTTAgataaatttgaatttcaagATTCGTGTACTGAATAAgcacaaattttaaaattcaaatttatttaacGATGATTAATAGAAGAATAAGCATACACCATATTAAATAATGGTGAGtaaaaatgcaattttttttccctctctttttcccCTTTTGCTTTTTTGTTGTTGCTTCAATTAATTTGTCTCCTCTTTAATTTTGTGCTACGCTTAGTGGTGCACCAATTAATGTGGGGACCTAGGGGGCCGAGCCCATGGCCCAAACAGAGGGCCCATTTTCACAGCCTATCTCATTTGGCCCACCTACTTAATAGGCCCACATGGGAAAACAATAAAGATTCCAGATGTATATGTCAGTTGGAGGTAATTTGGTAGGGACTGTCCATATTACCATGCATTAAATAACGCAATTTCACAAACAGGTAAATCTTCATTtttcaataaataaatgtttcaaCTCTCAATCTCATCAACCAATAACAAAACTCTGCTGATCTCACTGTGGCGATAAACGCGTTTCATGTAAATCTTTCTTCAATAtgctaaaacaagaaacaagaaTTAAATCACAGAACCTTTACACCAAGAGCTGCACTCTACAATGCGTAGTACAAGAATCACGGTTCAACCCCGAAAGAATCAGAATACATGATTAAGTTTAATCCGCCACGTTAATTACTTTACCAATCACTCGTGATCAAATGCTCAAGTGTTCTTCCCTTGGCAGGCTCTGAACGGTACCCGACCATCTCCCCGGCGAGTGATCACTGCTGTTGGAAGACACGTGACCCTCCGCCCTAGCATCCCTTATCATCCTTAGAACATCTCTCATCGCTGGTCGGTTCTCCGGTGAAAGCGCAACACAAGCCATTGCTATGTTAAGAAGTGCCTGCAGCTTCTCCTCTGATGCGTCGTTCCCCGAGGCAGGGTCATCCCCTGACTCTATCTCTTCTTCGCGCACTGAGCGGACCCATCTAGGGATGTCCGAACCATGTTCCTGAACAAGGTCTTGGAAGGGAGTCTTTCCGGTTAGGAGCTCCAGGAGGAGGACGCCAAAGCTGTACACATCGGCTGGTTGGGTGGACGGTCTTCTGATGTCGCGGCATTCTGGTGCTCTATAAAAGAGAGTGGTTGCGCTAGGTTCTTCGAGTGAATTCGGATCTCGGAATAACGTGAGACCATAATCCGTCAAGCAGGATTCAAAATCGGAACCTAACAAGACGTTTGAGGATTTCAAGTTTCCATGAGTTAAGCCGGGGTTCTGGTGGATATAAACAACACCACTCGCCAAGTCCTCAGCTATTTTAAGACATGACGTCCAGTGAAGCGGCTTCCCGCCTCCTGAAGTTCTTGAACCTGTAAAACAGTTGGAGTATTTCACCACTACAACTAGTCTAAAGAAACATTCAAGAAAACTTGTTGAACAAGCGACAAAAACCAACTAAAAGCCAAGTATATAATGAAATGAACTAGATTAGCGAAGGTACAATGCACACAGTTACGTGACGACGTGACGAGAGAGATAGACAGAAAGCGATATATCTCCAGCTACACGGTTGAATCTCTCCAaataatatgatcaaatgtGCAACGTGCAGACACGATAACCAGAGTTTTTGAGCCAGTGAGACGTCACTAACATGCTGAGGTCACTCATACTCAAAATTGAAAGGTTGATTAGCAGGCCATCTCCTTTCCAAAGAttgaaatttattattgtatAATTGAGTTCAATTATTAATTACCCTCTGAAATCTTGTCTTTATTTACCTAAATCTCTTGGAGAATGGTGAACTGTGCAGAAAGACTGACAATGACTCATGCCCCACTAAatcaacatttttttcttcagaatatTGGCCTCATGAAAAAGAGCTAAATTCAAACTTAAATGCAGGAAAGTAGTCGACGAGCAATAACATGcattaagaaaatatatatagagCTTACATGAAATTCAGTCATTGATGATCGCATAAAAAGGCGACCTCAAACCAACAAGGCTTTCTGCTTTGTAAGGGCTAAATGGAATGTATATCGTATCCAACCTTATTAGTTTACAAAGAAGTTTTTTTCACAACTCTTAAACCCATAATTTTTTTGTCACAAAAGAGTAATCTTTCTGTTAATCATTCAGTGATGATCACAGGAATGATGAAATCCTAGCTATGAGATCTAAGAGGACATTCCCAAATCAGGCTGTAGACTTGTGTGTGGGGTCCAACCCCAATTCAAGGAGttgaatttgttttaaaaacccagcCAGCCTCCTCACGTTTCATAGAAATGGAAAGGGATGAAATTTCCTCCATCAGAAAGAACACACAAGCACCAAATTTGTTAGGTTCATGAATACGTCATGTTTATAGGATGGCCAACATGGCTTCCAGCCCAGAAACCTGCATGGGGTGGACCCTACAGGCGCCTACAGATGCAGGTGACCCCACACCACTAATTCATCATGCTTTCACTGGATCAACATGGCAAATCCAACATGACCCACCGTTAAATCACTAATCAATGACCTCTAAAAATCATTAGTTAGAAAGTTTACATCACTAAATATGTCTAGTTAGAAAGCTTGTATGACAATGATAAAGATGCTTACGTAGGGTTTTCCGACTAGGGCAATTTTACATGGAATAAGTCTTATATTTTATGAAAAATGTTGTACAAATAAAGTGGTTAGACAACTCTAATTTTTCTTGTAATTTAGTCACACCCGACCCCACACGAAACACAAGCTACTTGGAAAATTTATGATGTTAACCAGAAGTTAATCTCAAACTTTGGTACGGAAAACTTTACAAGCTAATCACAACCATAGTGATTATTaaacgaaaaaaataaataaaaaagcagGTGAATAAGGGGAGTAGATGGGATGAGAGGACCGACAAGACATACCATGAATAAGTGAAAAGAGGCTGCCATTGGGGAAATAATCGTATACGAGCAGGCGTTCCTCCTTGGCCTGGAAGTAGGCCCTCAGTGGGACCAAGTGTGGGTGCCTCAGCTTCCCTAGCAAGTCCACGTGTCTCCTAAACTCGTCCATCCTCGGGTACCTCGAGTCCTTCAGCCGCTTCACCGTCACGATAAACCCGGACTCCATCACCGCCTTGTACGTACTTCCCATTGTGCCCCTCCCCAGCGTCTCCGCCGACGCCTTGAGCAAATCCTCCAGACGGTAACCCATCTGCTGATCCCCTGCTCCGCAGAACACCAAAC
Proteins encoded in this window:
- the LOC126595134 gene encoding uncharacterized protein LOC126595134, with amino-acid sequence MEEQTAQTDTTASDRTHTVVLDIESLTQLSDRSSGSPKMTRALSRKWSYRAERLISNDEEDTDEPPKKLLVKVNSQSEPLKQSLITAKSIGSSSTVLTGTNRFMAINPRKILFIFATVSSMGTLILIYFTLAINRTV